AGATTTCCTAAGCCTTCAATGTCATTACGCCAATCGCGATGTAATTCACACACGACACTAAACCAGTTCACCAGTTGAACTCCAGCACGAGACATGCGATCCCAAGCTGCGTAGCGACAAGACTCATCAAATGTACCAGAAGCATCAGTCACCACAAAAACGTCATATCCTGCTTCCAATGCTGAAAGTGCGCAAAACGCAACACAGACATCAGTGACGATCCCTGCAATGATCAATTGCTTCTTGCCAGTTGCTGCTACAGCTTTAACAAAATCCTCATTGTCCCAGGCATTAATCTGCCCAGGGCGAGGGATATAGGGAGCTTCTGGAAATAAAGCCTTCAGTTCCGGCATAATGGGACCATTCGGTCCTTGTTCAAAACTGGTTGTCAAAACAGTCGGCAATTTGAAGAACTTGGCTGCACCCGCTAAAGCCAACACATTATTCTTGAAATCAGCAGCACCAAAGTCACGC
This genomic window from Oscillatoria sp. FACHB-1407 contains:
- the ycaC gene encoding isochorismate family cysteine hydrolase YcaC translates to MSTFKYNRLDKDNAAVLLVDHQTGLFSLVRDFGAADFKNNVLALAGAAKFFKLPTVLTTSFEQGPNGPIMPELKALFPEAPYIPRPGQINAWDNEDFVKAVAATGKKQLIIAGIVTDVCVAFCALSALEAGYDVFVVTDASGTFDESCRYAAWDRMSRAGVQLVNWFSVVCELHRDWRNDIEGLGNLLAGFIPDYKNLMTSYAATASIASASHEKAPALARS